The Mesoterricola silvestris sequence GGTACACCGCCACGATGCAGCTGGGCTGGCCGTTGAAGCGGCCCACCTGCTTGTACGACATGGCGCCCAGCTCCACCCGGGCCACGTCGCCCACCCGCACCACGGAACCGTCGGGGTTGGCCCGCACCACGATCCGCGTGAACTCCTCGGGCGCCAGGAGGCGGCCCTGGGCCCGCACCGTGTAGGTCATGTCCTGGCCCGGGGGCATGGGCTCGCCGCCCAGCTGCCCCGAAGGATTGACGGAATTCTGCTGGCTCAGGGCGCGGTTCACCTCGGCGACGGTGATGCCCAGCTTGGCCATGAGATCGGGCTTCACCCACACCCGCATGGCGTAGTCGCCCGCCCCGAAGATGTTGATCTGCCCCACGCCCGGCACCCGGTACAGGGGGTCCACCAGGTTGATGGTGGCGTAGTTGCTGAGGAAGAGGGCGTCGTACGTCCCCTTGGGGGAGTAGAGCGCCATGAGCAGCAGGGCGGTGCCCGTGGACTTGCGGATGGTCATGCCGCTCTGGTTCACCTCCGCGGGGAGGAAGGGCTGGGCCTGGGCGACGCGGTTCTGGGTGTTGACCTGGTCCTGGTTCACGTCGGTGCCCACGTCGAAGGTCACCAGTTCGCTCATGGTGCCGTCGTTGGCGTTGGTGGACTGCATGTACAGCATGTTGTCCACGCCGTTCATCTGCTGTTCCAGGGGCGCGGCCACGGACTGCTCGATGGTGACGGCGTCGGCGCCGGTGTAGCTGGTGGACACCTGGATCTGGGGCGGGACGATCTCGGGGAACTGGGACACGGGCAGTCCGCGCATGCACACCAGCCCCGCGATGAGGGTGATCACCGCGATGACCATGGCGACGATGGGGCGCTTGATGAAGAATTCGGGCACGGGCTACTTTCCGGGGACGGGCGCCACCAGCTGGCCGCTCGCGACCTTCTGGGTCCCCTCCACCACCACCCGTTCACCGGGGTTGAGGCCCTTCTCGATGACCACCAGGGGGCCCGCCTTGGCCCCGGTCTGCACCACCCGGATGTCCACCCTGTTGTCCCGGCCCACCACCGCCACCTGGGAGGTGCCCTGCAGGTCCCAGATGGCCCGCTGGGGCACCAGGAGGGCGCCCCGGGCCAGGGCCACCGCCGCCCGCACCTTGCCGAACTGCCCGGGACGTAGGAGCCCGTCGGGATTTGGGAAGGTGCCCGCCACCAGGATGGTGCCGGTGCGCGGATCGATGCCCCGGTCGGCCAGGAGGGGATCGCCCCGCCTGGGGTAGACGGTGCCGTCCGAGAGCACCAGCTCCAGGCTGCCCTTGCCGCCTCCCTTGGCCCAGTCCCGGGCCCAGTCGCGGTAGTCCTGCTCCGTGGCGCTGAAGTAGGCCTTGATGGGATTCAGCGTGGATACCGTGGTCATGACGCGGGTCCCGTTGACCAGGTCCCCCATCTGCACCTTGGCGATGCCCGCGACGCCGTCGATGGGCGAGGCCACCCGGGTCCACTCCACGTTGAGGGCCGCCTTGTCCAGGGCCGCCTGGGAGGCGTCCACCGCGGCCTGGGCCTGCCTCAGGGCGGCCGCGGCGTTGTCCAGCTCCTGCTGGGAGATGGCCTTCTGGGCCGCCAGGGGCGTGAAGCGGTCCACGTCCAGCCGGGCCTTGTCCCGCGCCGCCTTGTCCCGGGCCAGGGCGGCCCGGGCCTGGTCCGCCGCCGCCCGGAAGGCGCGCGGATCGATCTCGAAGAGGGTCTGTCCCCGGCGCACGGCGGAACCTTCGCGGTACGCCTGGCGCAGCACGTACCCCTCCACCTGGGGCCGGATCTCGGCGTTCACGAACCCGTCCAGGTTGGCGATCCATTCGCGCACCAGCGGCACGTCCTGCTGCACCACGGGAACCACCCCCACCTGGGCCGGAGCCGCGGGCCGGGGGGAATGGGAGCAGCCCGCCAGGAGCAGGGCGAGCATCGGGGGGAGAAGGTGCTTCATCGGAAATCCCTGGGGGTTGAACCTCCATAGTATTGCGAGGGACCCCGATTTGAAGCGAAAAAGGCGGGCCTCAGCCCCCGCTCACCGGGGGGAAGAGGGCCACCTCGTCGCCGTCCGCCAGCACAGCGGAGCGTTCCGCGAAGGTGCGGTTCACCGCGAAAAGCGCGTCCGCCGGCAGCTCCGCCAGGGCCTCGTCGGCCAGGAGCGCCTCCAGGGTGGGCGGGGAGGGCAGGGGGAAATCCCGGGCCTGGAAGCCCAGGCGTTCCCGGTACCGTGCGAAGGCTTGGATGTGGATCATTTGGGCGTCCATGTGTAGCGGATTTCACCGGAGGGCTGCACGCCCTGGACGGTGGTGTCCCCGGGGGTCTGGGAGGCGCCGGTGACCTGGCGCGCGCCGAGGGTGAGGACCAGGTTCCCGAAGCGCCATTCCACGTTGCCGCCGATGGTGGACTGCGTCCCTTCCTGCTTGTAGCTGTAGATCAGGGGCGTGCGCCGTCCGAAGATCTGGAAGCTCTTCTCCAGCGTGAGGCTCAGGTTGGGGCCGCCCAGGAGCGAGAAATTCACCCGGTCCAGGGTGAGGGTCTTGCGCAGGCGCTCCAGGGTGTTGGCCAGCATGAGGGAGGAGAGCAGCCCCGCGCCCTGGCTGAGGATGCCGGTGCTCACCGAGGACTGGGTGGACGACGACCCCAGGGAGCCGCCCACCTTGTTCACCGCGCCCGGGTCCACGAGGATCGTGAGGATCTCGTCGGGTCGCAGGGCGGGGGTGGAGGAGGGGTGCACGCTGATGGCGTCGAGGGTGCCGCTGATGTCCAGGTTGACCAGGTAGGGGTCCACTTCGATGCGGCCGTGGAGGTCCACCACC is a genomic window containing:
- a CDS encoding efflux RND transporter periplasmic adaptor subunit, with protein sequence MKHLLPPMLALLLAGCSHSPRPAAPAQVGVVPVVQQDVPLVREWIANLDGFVNAEIRPQVEGYVLRQAYREGSAVRRGQTLFEIDPRAFRAAADQARAALARDKAARDKARLDVDRFTPLAAQKAISQQELDNAAAALRQAQAAVDASQAALDKAALNVEWTRVASPIDGVAGIAKVQMGDLVNGTRVMTTVSTLNPIKAYFSATEQDYRDWARDWAKGGGKGSLELVLSDGTVYPRRGDPLLADRGIDPRTGTILVAGTFPNPDGLLRPGQFGKVRAAVALARGALLVPQRAIWDLQGTSQVAVVGRDNRVDIRVVQTGAKAGPLVVIEKGLNPGERVVVEGTQKVASGQLVAPVPGK
- a CDS encoding MoaD/ThiS family protein, with the translated sequence MIHIQAFARYRERLGFQARDFPLPSPPTLEALLADEALAELPADALFAVNRTFAERSAVLADGDEVALFPPVSGG